The sequence CCTGTCCGGCCCGCCCCGCGCCCCGTCGGCGCCCGCGGGCCGCCGGATAGACTCCGGCTGATGGACCCCTCGATGACCACCCTGATCCTGGCGGGTCTGGCGATCGTCGTCGACTTCGTCGTCCGCGTGACGGCCCTGCTGGTCATCCCCCGGAACCGCCGGCCGTCCACCGCCGTGGCCTGGCTCATGGCCGTGTTCTTCCTGCCGTACCTCGGCATCCTCCTCTTCCTCCTCATCGGCTCGACCCGGCTGCCGAAGCGGCGCCGGGAGAAGCAGCAGGAGATCAACCGGTTCATCATCGAGTCGACCGAGGGCATCGAGCGCGTCACGCGCGAGCACTCGTGGCCCGCGTGGCTCGACTCCGTGGTGGAGCTCAACCGGACCCTCGGATCCATGCCCCTCGTCGGCGGCAACCGGGCGAAGCTCTACAGCCACTACGACGAGTCCATCGCGGCCATGACCGCGGAGGTCGAGAAGGCGACGCGCTACGTGCACGTCGAGTTCTACATCCTCGCGTGGGACGTGACGAGCGCGCCGTTCTTCGACGCCCTCGAGCGTGCGGTGCAGCGCGGCGTCACCGTGCGCGTGCTCCTCGACCACATCGCCTCGCTGCGCGCGCCCGGCTACAAGCGCACGACGCGCAAGCTCACGGCGATCGGCGCCGAGTGGCAGCTCATGCTGCCCGTGCAGCCGCTGCGCGGGCGCTACCAGCGACCCGACCTCCGCAACCACCGCAAGGTGCTCGTGGTCGACGGGCGCGTGGGCTTCATGGGATCCCAGAACATGGTCCACCGCAGCTACAACAAGGTCGTCAACCGCAAGCGCGGCCTCAAGTGGCAGGACCTCATGACCCGGCTCGAGGGCCCCATCGTCAGCGGCCTCAACGCGATCTTCATCACCGACTGGTACGCGGAGACCGACCAGCTGCTGGTGCGCGAGACGGAGCCCATCGAGATCGCGGCGTCCGACGACGACGAGGAGCTCGACTGCCAGGTCGTGCCGTCCGGCCCCGGGTTCCCCGGCGAGAACAACCTGCGGCTGTTCAACGCGCTGCTCTACTACGCGCAGGAGCGCATCGTCATCACGTCGCCGTACTTCGTGCCGGACGACTCGATGCGGTACGCCATCACGACGGCCGTGCAGCGCGGCCTGTCGGTGGAGCTCTTCGTCAGCGAGATCGGCGACCAGCCCGTCGTCTACCACGCGCAGCGCTCCTACTACGAGGAGCTGCTGAACGCGGGCGTGCGGATCTGGATGTACCGGGCGCCGTACATCCTGCACAGCAAGCACTTCACGATCGACGACGACGTGGCCGTCATCGGATCCAGCAACATGGACATGCGCTCGTTCAGCCTCAACATGGAGGTGTCGCTGATGGTGCGCGGACCCCGCTTCGTGCGCGAGATGCGCCGCGTCGAGGACGGCTACCGGGCGCGCAGCCGCGAGCTCACGATCGACGAGTGGAGCCACCGGTCCCGCTTCAGCACCGTGCTCGACAACCTCGCGCGACTGACCTCGGGCGTGCAGTAGGTCGGGAGCCGTCCGCGAGGGACGGGCGCGGATCCGGCCGCGTCAGTCCTCGACATCGGCGGGCTGGGCGGCCGCATCGGCCTGCTCGCGCGCCGTGACCCGGTCGAGCACGTCGTGCAGGAGCTCGCGCAGCTCGGATCCGTACGGCTCCTCCCCCGCGATGTCCTGGCGCACCCGGTCGCCCACGCGCCAGATGACGGGCAGCATGTCGCGGCCCGCCTCGGTGAGGCCGACCGACAGGCGGCGCTCGTCGGAGGCGTCGCGGAACCGGGTGACGTAGCCGAAGACCTCGAGGCGCTTGAGCAGCGGCGACAGCGTGCCGGGCGTGAGGTGCAGCTTCTCGGCCAGGTCGACGACGGCCTGCGGGTCCTCCTCGTCGAGCGCGAGGAGCACGAGGTACTGGGGATGCGTGAGGTTCAGCGGCTGCAGCAGCGGCCGGTAGAGGGAGACCACCGCGCGCGAGGCGGCGGCGAGGAGCACGCCCGTCTCGTCCTGCAGCAGTGCGAGGGATCTCTCCGTCATGTCTCTTTTCCTCTGGCTCGTCAGTACGTCGATGCCGGGGTCTTGGACACTGTCTCCACCGTACGCCCCTCGGGGCGCGAGGGTATCCACGCACAGGCGATCATCGGCCGGGATCGTCGTGCGCTCACGCGAGCGTAGTGGGAGCGGCCGCCACGAGGAGCGCGCCGAGCAGGAGCCACGGGCCGAACGGGACGGCCGTCGACGCGCGCGCCCGTCCGCCGACCAGCATGGCCGTCGCCGCGACGCCGCCGAGGAGCGTGCCGGCGGCGAGGCCGAGCGCGACCTGCCCGGGCCCGAGCTGCCCGAGCGCCAGGCCGAGGACGCCCGCCAGCTTCACGTCGCCGGTGCCGAGGCCGCCGGCGGTCGCGGCCTGCAGGAGCGCGAGCACGAGGGCGGCGGCGGCTCCGCACGCGGCCGCCTGCGCCAGGAGGCCGGATCCGCCCACGGCCAGCGCGAGGGCCGCCGCCATCACCGCGGCGGGGGCCGTCGCGCGGTCGGGCAGGCGGTGCGCGGCGAGGTCGGCGAGCACGAGGACCGGTCCGACGACCACGAGGAGCAGCGCGACCGGGACGCGGGCCGCCGGGGTCTCCGCGACGACCGCGGCCGCGAGGATCCCCGTCACGAGCGCGGCCACGACGGCGGCCGGGCGGCCGAGGGCGGGGAGCGGATGCAGCGGGCGGGCGTCGAGGCCTCCCGCGCGGCGTCCGCCGGCGAGCGCGATGCGGGCGAGGCGCGGGGACGCGGCGCCCACGGCGGCACCTGCGAGGCCGGCACCCGCGACGACGAGCGCGGGGACGGGGGCGGGGATCACGCGGCGACCCTAGGGGCTGCGATGCGACGAGCGGGCGGGTCGGGACCCACCTGGGGACGGACGACGGACGGGCGCCCGCGGGAGGACCGCGGGCGCCCGTCGGCGTCGATCAGGGGGTGCGGATCAGGCGGACTGCCGGGGCTTCGACGCCTCGAGCATCTCGTCGCGCTCGACCACCTTGATGCGGGCACGGCCGTGCGGCTCGCCGAGGGCGATCTCGTGCTCGTCCAGCGCGTGCCAGCCGTCGAGGTCGGTGTACTCGATGCCCCGCTCGGTGAGGAGGTCGACGATCGCCTGCTCCTCCGGCGCCTCGGGGGTCCACCAGTCGCCCTGGTCGTTGAGCACGTGCGAGACGGTCTCCATGGCGTCGGACTTGGTGTGGCCGATGAGGCCGATGGGCCCGCGCTTGATCCAGCCCGTGGCGTAGACGCCGGGGATGCGCGTGTTGTCGAGGTCGAGGACCTGGCCCTCGTGGTTCGGGATCACGCCGCGGACCTCGTCGAACGGGATGCCGTCGACGGGCGAGCCGAAGTAGCCGACCGCGCGGTAGATCGCCTGCACGGGCACGTCGCGGAACTCGCCCGTGCCCTCGACGCCGCCGTGGCCGTCCGGGCGCGTGCGCTCGATGCGCAAGGCCGCGACGCGCGGCTCGGCGTCGTCGGACGCGAGCACCTCCGCCGGGCGCGAGTAGAAGTGCAGGTGCAGGCGGCGGGATGCGGTGCCGGCCTCGCGCGTGCGCCACTTCTCCAGCACGCGGCTGATGACCATGACCTGCTTGTTCGTCCTCGCGGCCTCCTCGGCGGCGGGATCCACGCCGAAGTCCTCGTCGTAGACGATGACGTCGACGTCGGGCACCTCGCCGAGCTCGCGGAGCTCGAGCGGCGTGAACTTCACCTGCGCGGGTCCGCGGCGGCCGAAGACGTGCACGTCGGTGACGGGCGAGCGCTTGAGCCCCGTGTAGACGTTGTCCGGGATCTCGGTGGGCAGGAGGTCGTCGGCGTGCTTCGACAGCATGCGCGCGACGTCCAGCGCGACGTTGCCGTTGCCGATGACGGCGACCTCGCGCGCGTCGAGCGGCCAGTCGCGCGGGAAGTCCGGGTGGCCGTCGAACCAGTTGACGAAGTCGGCCGCGCCGTAGGAGCCCGGCAGGTCGATGCCGGGGATGTCGAGCTCGGCGTCGCGGATCGCGCCCGTGGAGAAGATGACGGCGTTGTAGTGCTTCTGCAGGTCGGCGAGCGTGATGTCGCGGCCGTAGTCGACATTGCCGAAGATGCGGATGTCGCCGCGGTCGAGCACGTCGCGGAGCGCGCCGATGATGCCCTTGATGCGCGGGTGGTCGGGCGCGACGCCGTAGCGGACGAGGCCGTACGGCGCGGGGAGGCGCTCGAAGAGGTCGATGGAGACGTCGAACTGCTTCTCGGCCTTCAGGATGATGTCGGCCGCGTAGATGCCCGCGGGCCCTGCGCCCACGATGGCCAGCCTGAGCTTGGTCACTGGTGTCCTCGGTTCGTCGTCGTCCCCGTGCCGGCCGTCGGGGGCGTGGTGATGCGGATCCCCGCGAGAGCCGGCGGGGACGAGCGGCAGCTAGCGCGTGCGCTCGACGATGGTGTCGGCGAAGCGCGTGAGCGCCTTCTTCACCGGGCCCTCCGGGAGGGGAGCCAGCGCGTCGACCGCCTCGGCGGCCCAGCGGTGGGCCTCCGCGATGGTGCGCGCCGTGACCTCGTGGTCGCGGAGCTCCGCGATGGCGGCGGTGAGGTCGGCCTCGGACTCGG is a genomic window of Clavibacter capsici containing:
- a CDS encoding prepilin peptidase, with protein sequence MIPAPVPALVVAGAGLAGAAVGAASPRLARIALAGGRRAGGLDARPLHPLPALGRPAAVVAALVTGILAAAVVAETPAARVPVALLLVVVGPVLVLADLAAHRLPDRATAPAAVMAAALALAVGGSGLLAQAAACGAAAALVLALLQAATAGGLGTGDVKLAGVLGLALGQLGPGQVALGLAAGTLLGGVAATAMLVGGRARASTAVPFGPWLLLGALLVAAAPTTLA
- a CDS encoding FAD-dependent oxidoreductase encodes the protein MTKLRLAIVGAGPAGIYAADIILKAEKQFDVSIDLFERLPAPYGLVRYGVAPDHPRIKGIIGALRDVLDRGDIRIFGNVDYGRDITLADLQKHYNAVIFSTGAIRDAELDIPGIDLPGSYGAADFVNWFDGHPDFPRDWPLDAREVAVIGNGNVALDVARMLSKHADDLLPTEIPDNVYTGLKRSPVTDVHVFGRRGPAQVKFTPLELRELGEVPDVDVIVYDEDFGVDPAAEEAARTNKQVMVISRVLEKWRTREAGTASRRLHLHFYSRPAEVLASDDAEPRVAALRIERTRPDGHGGVEGTGEFRDVPVQAIYRAVGYFGSPVDGIPFDEVRGVIPNHEGQVLDLDNTRIPGVYATGWIKRGPIGLIGHTKSDAMETVSHVLNDQGDWWTPEAPEEQAIVDLLTERGIEYTDLDGWHALDEHEIALGEPHGRARIKVVERDEMLEASKPRQSA
- the cls gene encoding cardiolipin synthase, producing MDPSMTTLILAGLAIVVDFVVRVTALLVIPRNRRPSTAVAWLMAVFFLPYLGILLFLLIGSTRLPKRRREKQQEINRFIIESTEGIERVTREHSWPAWLDSVVELNRTLGSMPLVGGNRAKLYSHYDESIAAMTAEVEKATRYVHVEFYILAWDVTSAPFFDALERAVQRGVTVRVLLDHIASLRAPGYKRTTRKLTAIGAEWQLMLPVQPLRGRYQRPDLRNHRKVLVVDGRVGFMGSQNMVHRSYNKVVNRKRGLKWQDLMTRLEGPIVSGLNAIFITDWYAETDQLLVRETEPIEIAASDDDEELDCQVVPSGPGFPGENNLRLFNALLYYAQERIVITSPYFVPDDSMRYAITTAVQRGLSVELFVSEIGDQPVVYHAQRSYYEELLNAGVRIWMYRAPYILHSKHFTIDDDVAVIGSSNMDMRSFSLNMEVSLMVRGPRFVREMRRVEDGYRARSRELTIDEWSHRSRFSTVLDNLARLTSGVQ
- a CDS encoding MarR family winged helix-turn-helix transcriptional regulator — encoded protein: MTERSLALLQDETGVLLAAASRAVVSLYRPLLQPLNLTHPQYLVLLALDEEDPQAVVDLAEKLHLTPGTLSPLLKRLEVFGYVTRFRDASDERRLSVGLTEAGRDMLPVIWRVGDRVRQDIAGEEPYGSELRELLHDVLDRVTAREQADAAAQPADVED